A single Streptomyces sp. Edi2 DNA region contains:
- a CDS encoding PQQ-binding-like beta-propeller repeat protein: protein MHSVSSNSVLAMDLATCKQTWSKDTAGDIDSHSSPVLTQPASGPAKLVTFTAYGVRGHDPKTGNVTWASKLGGGSTCEPGKAPLTSPAVWGDIAYVAGRDGVVRAYDTSASDPSKPVWETKAGYLPGKSPLDDPWRAMGCKAGAGSPTMHPLVSKSLVYVGTWDGRLLVLDRATGRQRASYPLGGGVASALSVSGDWVVALTDDGTVHALAARRG, encoded by the coding sequence GTGCACTCCGTGTCGAGCAACTCCGTCCTCGCGATGGACCTCGCGACCTGCAAACAGACCTGGTCGAAGGACACCGCGGGCGACATCGACAGCCACTCCTCGCCGGTGCTGACCCAACCCGCCTCGGGCCCGGCGAAGCTGGTGACGTTCACGGCCTACGGCGTCCGCGGACACGACCCGAAAACGGGCAACGTGACCTGGGCGTCCAAGCTGGGCGGCGGCAGCACCTGTGAGCCCGGGAAGGCCCCGCTCACCAGCCCCGCCGTGTGGGGCGACATCGCCTATGTGGCGGGCCGCGACGGTGTCGTACGCGCCTACGACACCAGCGCGTCCGATCCCTCGAAGCCGGTGTGGGAGACCAAGGCCGGATATCTGCCGGGCAAGAGCCCGCTGGACGACCCCTGGCGCGCCATGGGCTGCAAGGCCGGCGCGGGATCACCCACGATGCACCCGCTGGTGTCGAAGTCCCTGGTGTACGTGGGGACATGGGACGGCCGTCTGCTGGTCCTGGACCGCGCCACCGGCAGGCAGCGGGCCTCGTACCCCCTCGGCGGAGGAGTGGCTTCGGCGCTCTCGGTCAGCGGTGACTGGGTCGTCGCCCTCACGGACGACGGCACGGTCCACGCCCTGGCCGCGCGCCGGGGCTGA
- a CDS encoding DUF4190 domain-containing protein, with the protein MTVPEQARAVRRKNGVAMADSPKPQAGPSHGDISPPSPTGAGVPGGPAEPDSPEGPAPRTGPPRNGLGIAALTLAVLGLLILATLGVVGSTGPARVLFWVAGLLTTTALALGILGARRVKQGYAGNRGRCLTGAVLGGLATVWCLNGAVAATDPFHQISCQAGRQRTTDFGTTWCFKNGVQVTVSAPKPYTPRTTESGGPSGYTPRNRTRAVEVTIRNGSTNMVDLEEFLSIGATDANGRTAQAVFEGEDHSRGLGKTLLLPGMTKVKTQGFALPPSAAKRMGVDVSLNLAADRRALWSGPDESAWWSGRVG; encoded by the coding sequence GTGACGGTGCCCGAGCAGGCACGCGCCGTGCGTCGCAAGAACGGAGTGGCCATGGCAGATTCCCCGAAGCCGCAGGCGGGACCCTCCCACGGAGACATATCGCCGCCGTCTCCCACAGGGGCCGGCGTTCCCGGTGGCCCGGCCGAGCCGGACTCCCCCGAAGGTCCTGCTCCCCGTACCGGGCCGCCCCGCAACGGCCTTGGCATTGCAGCCCTCACCCTCGCCGTCCTCGGCCTCCTCATTCTCGCGACCCTCGGCGTCGTCGGCTCGACCGGCCCTGCCCGGGTCCTGTTCTGGGTGGCGGGGCTCTTGACCACCACGGCTCTGGCCCTGGGGATTCTCGGAGCCCGGCGGGTGAAGCAGGGTTACGCCGGAAACCGGGGAAGGTGCTTGACCGGCGCGGTCCTCGGGGGCCTGGCCACCGTGTGGTGCCTCAATGGCGCCGTGGCCGCCACCGACCCTTTCCACCAGATCTCGTGCCAGGCCGGCCGGCAGCGAACAACGGATTTCGGCACCACGTGGTGCTTCAAGAACGGGGTGCAGGTGACGGTCTCGGCACCCAAGCCGTACACCCCCCGCACGACGGAATCCGGCGGGCCAAGCGGGTATACACCGCGCAACCGGACACGGGCTGTGGAGGTCACGATCCGCAACGGCTCGACCAACATGGTGGATCTTGAGGAATTCCTCAGCATCGGGGCCACGGACGCCAACGGGCGGACGGCCCAAGCCGTCTTCGAAGGCGAAGACCATTCCCGCGGGCTGGGAAAAACGCTCCTGTTGCCCGGAATGACGAAGGTGAAGACGCAGGGGTTCGCCCTGCCCCCGAGCGCGGCGAAAAGGATGGGGGTAGACGTGAGTCTGAACTTGGCCGCAGACCGAAGGGCCTTGTGGAGCGGACCTGACGAAAGCGCCTGGTGGAGCGGGCGCGTGGGCTGA
- a CDS encoding LxmA leader domain family RiPP encodes MASENVFMDDAENLIAGYSTYATAEELDADMGDQAPANTPSVVVTSTIAWSC; translated from the coding sequence ATGGCTTCTGAGAACGTATTCATGGATGACGCCGAGAACCTGATCGCCGGCTACTCGACCTACGCGACGGCGGAGGAGCTCGACGCGGACATGGGTGACCAGGCGCCGGCGAACACGCCGTCGGTCGTGGTTACCAGCACCATCGCCTGGAGCTGCTGA
- a CDS encoding insulinase family protein yields the protein MNPPRTPRVLPALGPDEHFPMPPWSDTVLGDGLRVVAVKAPSVPLVEVRLRTPLPTGPNHPPALREVLARALLHGRAPAWPGAALTAGLDSTGLTLSGTTSAAGLLPLLESLATALTPRRYDDDVCRAAVRRVAAHSALTRVQPATHAREALLAHAYGDAFHRLLPSDEDLAAVTAGRLTALHSQLMGTEGATLVLVGDLAPEAAIRNLPAELSQWPSPAHADTSPARTPTITGKGIASVPRPGAVQSQILLAAPAFGQSDPRFPALSLAGCALGGSFSSRLALGIRETRGIAYRTSATLDEHRGNTFLLVQADTATRATGAALREIQTELGRFAADPPSSTEIHAAREFIIGATAAGAASQAGMAEFLLTSMASGFGPEWLHGHVAALRDVTRTDVVNVAQEFYAPARFTGVVIGAEQSADLAASCG from the coding sequence ATGAATCCGCCGCGTACGCCACGCGTACTCCCCGCCCTCGGTCCCGACGAGCACTTCCCGATGCCCCCCTGGTCGGACACGGTCCTCGGCGACGGGCTCCGGGTGGTGGCCGTCAAGGCTCCCTCGGTCCCCCTGGTGGAAGTCAGATTACGGACACCTCTGCCCACGGGCCCGAACCATCCGCCGGCCCTCCGAGAGGTGCTCGCCCGCGCTCTCCTGCACGGGCGCGCACCGGCCTGGCCGGGCGCCGCTCTCACCGCCGGACTCGACAGCACCGGCCTCACCCTCTCCGGTACGACGTCGGCCGCAGGCCTTCTCCCACTGTTGGAGAGCCTGGCCACCGCCCTGACACCACGTCGGTACGACGACGACGTATGCCGGGCGGCAGTCCGGAGAGTGGCGGCGCACAGCGCACTCACGCGTGTCCAGCCGGCAACACACGCGCGAGAGGCACTGCTCGCCCACGCATACGGGGACGCGTTCCACCGCCTCCTGCCGTCCGATGAAGACCTCGCCGCTGTGACCGCCGGGCGCCTGACGGCCCTCCACTCCCAACTCATGGGGACAGAGGGCGCCACGCTCGTCCTGGTGGGGGATCTCGCCCCGGAAGCGGCGATCCGGAACCTGCCGGCGGAGCTTTCGCAGTGGCCCTCCCCGGCGCACGCCGACACCAGCCCTGCGCGCACGCCGACAATCACCGGAAAAGGCATCGCGTCCGTCCCCCGCCCCGGGGCCGTCCAGTCCCAGATCCTGCTGGCGGCCCCCGCCTTCGGTCAGTCCGACCCCCGGTTCCCCGCCCTCAGCCTGGCAGGCTGCGCCCTGGGGGGATCGTTCTCATCACGGCTGGCGCTCGGCATCAGGGAAACGCGGGGAATCGCCTATCGCACCTCGGCCACCCTCGACGAACACCGCGGCAACACGTTCCTCCTCGTCCAGGCCGACACGGCCACCCGCGCCACCGGCGCCGCACTCCGCGAGATCCAGACGGAACTGGGGAGATTCGCGGCCGATCCGCCGTCGTCCACGGAAATTCACGCCGCCCGCGAATTCATCATCGGCGCGACCGCCGCCGGCGCGGCGTCCCAGGCAGGCATGGCGGAGTTTCTCCTCACCTCCATGGCGAGTGGTTTCGGCCCGGAATGGCTGCACGGCCATGTGGCGGCCCTCAGAGACGTCACCCGCACCGACGTCGTGAACGTGGCGCAGGAGTTCTACGCCCCCGCCCGCTTCACCGGCGTCGTCATCGGGGCCGAGCAGTCTGCTGACTTGGCCGCCTCATGCGGTTGA
- a CDS encoding pitrilysin family protein, which produces MHRLTLHNGLRTVLDPRPSALVTEIAVHYHVGYRSEPAGRSGFAHLFEHLMFQGSENVGRADHHRIVNASGGVANAATHPDHTEYFQAVPPRALERVLFLEADRMRGPRLTEESLRTQIEVIKEEIRLNVTNKPYGGFPWPLLPQVLYREFANAHDGYGHFADLERATVEEAEDFFAAHYAPGNAVLTLTGRFDPERVAALVDRHFGDLPGRPGAARPRQTEPAPETDRHGTHHDPFAPLPAVAVGYRLPDPAAEQRAYLAHVLLARLLGHRLRGALVDGSGAAASVRTHCGFFGPFQAHFPDTFGVSVTHRQPYSVEQVLDAVDRELEELAGRGPDPGHLRQAGARANREILRAHDTLLTRVRNAGAYEVLHGRAELVDEFSGLLLTLDSLDISRAAEHLAGQRRGVLTLVPGGLR; this is translated from the coding sequence GTGCACCGGCTGACGCTGCACAACGGCCTCCGGACCGTCCTCGACCCCAGACCGTCCGCTCTCGTGACCGAGATCGCCGTCCACTACCACGTGGGGTACAGGTCGGAGCCCGCGGGCCGTTCCGGATTCGCCCATCTCTTCGAGCACTTGATGTTCCAGGGCAGCGAGAACGTCGGCAGGGCGGACCACCACCGGATCGTCAACGCGAGCGGTGGCGTCGCCAATGCGGCCACCCACCCCGACCACACCGAGTACTTCCAGGCCGTCCCGCCGCGGGCTCTGGAGCGGGTCCTCTTCCTCGAGGCCGACCGGATGCGGGGGCCCCGGCTGACCGAGGAGAGCCTGCGGACGCAGATCGAGGTCATCAAGGAGGAGATCCGGCTCAACGTCACCAACAAGCCGTACGGCGGCTTCCCCTGGCCCCTTCTGCCGCAGGTCCTCTACCGGGAGTTCGCCAATGCCCACGACGGATACGGCCACTTCGCCGACCTGGAGCGGGCGACCGTGGAGGAGGCGGAGGACTTCTTCGCCGCGCACTACGCCCCGGGCAACGCCGTTCTGACGCTCACCGGCCGGTTCGATCCGGAGCGGGTCGCAGCCCTGGTCGACCGCCACTTCGGCGATCTGCCGGGGCGACCGGGTGCGGCGCGGCCCCGGCAGACGGAGCCCGCACCGGAGACGGACCGGCACGGCACGCACCACGACCCCTTCGCCCCGCTCCCGGCGGTCGCTGTCGGCTACCGGCTGCCCGACCCGGCGGCCGAACAGCGGGCCTACCTGGCGCACGTACTGCTGGCCCGGCTGCTCGGGCACCGGCTGCGCGGGGCCCTGGTCGACGGTTCGGGTGCCGCGGCATCGGTCCGCACCCACTGCGGTTTCTTCGGCCCGTTCCAGGCCCACTTCCCGGACACCTTCGGCGTCTCGGTGACGCACCGTCAGCCGTACTCCGTGGAGCAGGTCCTCGACGCCGTCGACCGGGAACTGGAGGAGCTGGCGGGACGGGGCCCCGATCCGGGACACCTGCGACAGGCGGGCGCGCGGGCGAACCGGGAGATCCTCCGTGCGCATGACACCCTGCTGACCCGGGTCCGCAACGCCGGGGCGTACGAAGTCCTGCACGGACGGGCCGAACTCGTCGACGAGTTCTCCGGACTACTGCTCACCCTCGACTCCCTGGATATCTCCCGAGCCGCCGAGCACCTCGCAGGGCAGCGCCGGGGCGTCCTCACCCTCGTCCCCGGAGGGCTCCGATGA
- a CDS encoding class I SAM-dependent methyltransferase, whose translation MSIDHAHYDEKLAGVYDQMYPVTADTEQAVALIADLAPPGGRVLELGVGTGRIALPLAERGFEVHGIDGSEAMLAKLKEQDAKGAVSTVLGDFTERSTGLRFDVITVVMNTFFSAITQEQQLGCLRNAADQLAPGGRFILEAFDPAVYHTMEKQELSMQPLGENGVLLNTLTVDRSQQIMLGTHTILDGGPPETKRHLLRYAFPFELDLLAKLSGLRLVERWEDWTRQPYTFRSTRHVSVYEADTGESAGSTPCTG comes from the coding sequence ATGAGTATTGATCACGCCCACTACGACGAGAAGCTGGCCGGGGTCTACGACCAGATGTATCCGGTCACGGCCGACACCGAGCAGGCCGTGGCGCTGATCGCGGACCTCGCCCCGCCCGGCGGCCGGGTGCTCGAACTCGGCGTGGGGACGGGGCGTATCGCCCTGCCGCTCGCCGAGCGCGGCTTCGAGGTGCACGGGATCGACGGCTCCGAGGCCATGCTGGCCAAGCTCAAGGAGCAGGACGCCAAGGGTGCCGTGTCCACCGTGCTGGGTGATTTCACCGAGCGGAGCACAGGGCTGCGCTTCGATGTCATCACGGTGGTGATGAACACCTTCTTCTCCGCCATCACCCAGGAGCAGCAGCTCGGCTGCCTGCGGAACGCCGCCGATCAGCTGGCGCCCGGCGGCCGCTTCATCCTCGAAGCGTTCGACCCCGCCGTCTACCACACCATGGAGAAACAGGAACTCTCCATGCAGCCACTCGGCGAGAACGGCGTCCTGCTGAACACCCTGACGGTGGACCGCTCCCAGCAGATCATGCTCGGTACGCACACCATCCTCGACGGCGGACCGCCGGAGACCAAGCGCCATCTGCTCCGGTACGCCTTCCCCTTCGAGCTGGACCTGCTGGCCAAGCTCTCCGGCCTACGCCTGGTGGAACGCTGGGAGGACTGGACGAGGCAGCCCTACACCTTCCGCAGCACGCGCCATGTCTCCGTCTACGAGGCCGACACAGGAGAGAGCGCCGGCAGCACCCCGTGCACCGGCTGA
- a CDS encoding flavoprotein yields MTGGRRGAELPPFAARRLLYVGTGALSVAHAPFWMKWLRTGYPDLELRVVVTRSAERFVTRGALAPVVGRDILVDRWPDGPTATALHVELAEWADTVIVNPASMNFLARFALGSADTPVLLALQCTTAPVVVAPALPPGGVESVAYRRHCRALAEHRNVVVVPPMPGLSTTTGRMDATVAAPLPELVEAAEALRNGGGAP; encoded by the coding sequence ATGACCGGCGGCCGCCGGGGCGCGGAGCTGCCGCCGTTCGCGGCCCGCAGGCTCCTGTACGTCGGCACCGGTGCCCTCAGCGTCGCGCACGCGCCGTTCTGGATGAAGTGGCTACGCACCGGATACCCGGACCTGGAGCTCCGCGTCGTCGTCACCCGCAGCGCGGAGCGCTTCGTGACCCGCGGAGCCCTGGCTCCCGTCGTGGGCCGGGACATCCTCGTCGACCGCTGGCCCGACGGGCCGACGGCCACGGCGCTCCACGTCGAACTGGCCGAGTGGGCGGACACGGTGATCGTCAATCCGGCGAGCATGAACTTCCTCGCCAGGTTCGCCCTCGGTAGCGCCGACACCCCGGTGCTGCTCGCGCTGCAATGCACCACCGCACCCGTGGTCGTCGCTCCGGCGCTGCCGCCGGGCGGGGTGGAATCCGTGGCCTACCGGCGGCACTGCCGGGCGCTCGCCGAGCACCGCAACGTCGTCGTGGTACCGCCGATGCCCGGTCTGAGCACCACCACCGGCCGGATGGACGCGACCGTCGCCGCTCCGCTGCCGGAGCTGGTGGAGGCCGCGGAGGCCCTCCGGAACGGCGGAGGGGCACCGTGA
- a CDS encoding LLM class flavin-dependent oxidoreductase, with translation MYPAQPDAIGPAVEFARFARETCFTRLWFGQSLRLDSHLTMAALTAHVPGLPLGTSIALAPLRHPYQAAVEARTLSALSGAGLVAGYGPGSVEFQKSFLGEAFDRPLKAMGEYLSVVRRLLDGETVEHEGEQYRLTARLPRLAAPRPEVGLGVLRPGMARTAGRFADVAITWLTPPHYVAEQLRPAMEAGAAERGRKAPRVATVVHAAVSRPGRNPAQAAYTAVGAHLSTDHYTDMLRRAGVEADPGEPMKGAEALVESEVFLTGTPDDIATALRRFHHAGVDEVILNLSGVHFTEGEAAAHRDLRDIAGAGGLG, from the coding sequence ATGTATCCCGCACAGCCGGACGCCATTGGTCCGGCCGTCGAATTCGCGCGTTTCGCCCGGGAGACATGCTTCACGCGGCTGTGGTTCGGCCAGTCGCTGCGGCTGGACTCCCACCTGACCATGGCAGCCCTCACCGCCCATGTCCCCGGCCTGCCGCTGGGCACGAGCATCGCGCTGGCACCGCTGCGCCACCCTTACCAGGCTGCGGTCGAGGCCAGGACCCTGAGCGCCTTGTCCGGGGCGGGCCTCGTCGCCGGCTACGGGCCGGGGTCGGTGGAGTTCCAGAAATCGTTCCTCGGTGAGGCCTTCGACCGGCCGCTGAAGGCCATGGGCGAATACCTCTCCGTGGTCCGCAGGCTCCTCGACGGCGAGACCGTGGAGCACGAGGGCGAGCAGTACCGGCTCACGGCCCGCCTCCCGCGCCTCGCTGCCCCGCGCCCCGAGGTCGGGCTGGGCGTGCTGCGCCCCGGCATGGCGAGGACCGCAGGCCGTTTCGCCGACGTCGCCATCACCTGGCTCACCCCACCCCATTACGTCGCGGAGCAACTGCGTCCCGCGATGGAGGCGGGCGCCGCCGAACGCGGGCGGAAGGCTCCCAGGGTGGCCACTGTCGTGCACGCGGCGGTGAGCCGGCCCGGCCGCAACCCCGCTCAGGCGGCGTACACGGCGGTGGGCGCGCATCTGTCCACCGACCACTACACGGACATGCTGCGGCGCGCCGGGGTCGAGGCCGACCCCGGCGAGCCAATGAAGGGCGCGGAGGCCCTCGTGGAGTCGGAGGTCTTCCTCACCGGAACCCCGGACGACATCGCCACCGCACTGCGCCGGTTCCACCACGCCGGGGTGGACGAGGTGATCCTCAACCTCTCCGGTGTCCACTTCACGGAAGGCGAGGCCGCCGCCCACCGCGACCTGCGCGATATCGCGGGTGCCGGAGGTCTCGGATGA
- a CDS encoding transposase: protein MARRPVLPPQEKAKIVLSVLSKERTAAEAAQLSQVSEQSIANWRRQFIDSGTEGLAGSEKTSAPPSQQEQKLRHEVRNLKVALGEAYVELMTWRRVGSHRGIPSRTSS from the coding sequence ATGGCACGGCGCCCGGTGCTGCCACCGCAGGAGAAGGCAAAGATCGTGCTCTCCGTGCTGTCGAAAGAACGCACGGCGGCAGAGGCGGCACAGCTCTCCCAAGTGTCCGAACAATCCATAGCCAATTGGCGAAGACAGTTCATCGACAGCGGCACGGAGGGGCTGGCGGGCAGCGAAAAGACGTCTGCGCCGCCCTCCCAGCAGGAGCAGAAACTCCGCCATGAAGTGCGGAATCTGAAGGTCGCACTCGGTGAGGCATACGTCGAGCTGATGACGTGGCGACGGGTCGGGAGTCATCGCGGAATCCCTTCCCGGACCTCGAGTTGA
- a CDS encoding T3SS effector HopA1 family protein: protein MTATTERICRRLHPVLRDAVVAEDGLTVEFGGRTVRGESLRECTGELANLLYEHLHAGLPSEDGPLPKRLRDPATEAALAAAVPHGTTHYPAAAVRAAGGHLVAEIDGVRVTVPSSAVDPAEDVLRLPAARPALSPGFFLVDGSRGRPSRGPLLRVYVHIAEARYATGIWRSVLARMEAAAVPYRAKVISSPRLLPRRDSLVVYLGSDAWPALDALVEELSGAPGLAPGVSPFAKLLAPGVAAGWEPHDRRPGHAGLSFGQHRALALAEGLLASRREPAGARRHAYVAEALTAAGTDPLEISRNIDSPELSYGKGGV from the coding sequence ATGACAGCCACGACCGAGCGGATATGCCGTCGGTTGCATCCGGTCCTGCGGGATGCCGTCGTCGCCGAGGACGGTCTGACCGTCGAGTTCGGCGGTCGGACGGTCCGGGGGGAATCGCTGCGGGAGTGCACGGGCGAACTGGCGAACCTGCTGTACGAACACCTCCACGCCGGGCTGCCGTCCGAGGACGGCCCGCTCCCGAAGCGGCTGCGCGACCCGGCCACCGAGGCGGCCCTGGCGGCCGCGGTCCCCCACGGGACGACGCATTACCCGGCCGCGGCGGTGAGGGCGGCCGGCGGACACCTCGTGGCGGAGATCGACGGGGTGCGGGTGACCGTTCCGTCCTCGGCCGTGGACCCGGCCGAGGACGTGCTCCGGCTGCCCGCCGCCCGTCCCGCCCTGTCCCCCGGCTTCTTCCTGGTCGACGGCTCGCGGGGACGGCCGTCCAGGGGGCCGCTGCTCCGCGTCTACGTCCATATCGCGGAGGCGCGGTATGCCACCGGGATCTGGCGCTCGGTGCTGGCCCGGATGGAGGCGGCGGCCGTCCCGTACCGGGCAAAGGTCATCTCCTCCCCTCGGCTCCTGCCGCGCCGGGACTCCCTCGTCGTCTACCTGGGCAGCGATGCCTGGCCCGCACTGGATGCGCTGGTCGAGGAGCTGTCAGGGGCACCCGGACTGGCGCCGGGTGTCTCGCCGTTCGCGAAGCTGCTGGCTCCGGGGGTCGCCGCCGGCTGGGAGCCGCACGACCGGAGGCCTGGGCACGCCGGGCTGAGCTTCGGCCAGCATCGGGCGCTGGCCCTCGCGGAGGGCCTGCTGGCGTCCCGGCGGGAGCCCGCGGGCGCACGGCGCCACGCGTATGTCGCCGAGGCACTCACGGCCGCCGGAACAGACCCACTCGAAATCTCCCGGAACATCGATTCACCTGAACTCTCATACGGAAAAGGCGGGGTGTGA